The proteins below come from a single Dinghuibacter silviterrae genomic window:
- a CDS encoding porin family protein produces MLNSVHKNLSKADSLTPKTGKHLAHLQLHKTGPPAGSDTLANPAPNAIAQDHGVCRIVIGRPIWVADTVKAPLKSDKLPPLPERKVPFLQVHGNILYDVNYYSHIDTPYNETDVYQHTIQTYLDILIKGQYPFRIYLTNHFSNSPLFHNFSDFNLSYTNTAFNQGIKDQLRQQYMNSLPGQQKIDSLENALRNDLAKLNGLHGWMNNPDLIQQLVEAREKAYLAGRNKDTSSWMGNKAGVMGLAGGPQGKVDTAHLDSLYAVRQHQADSLEHEVARLQKLLATTRQAGGAEENKNLQDLQNAESPGQLEKEMRVLHLSDSSLPKGYKTLMAVKSVSVGRSIVNYSELSAKDISINGLQAEYNPSNYYAVATGVVDYRFRDFLLQQPGQPRQYMNVLRYGRGMRDGNSVILTWYQGKRQLYSASSIDTGQTQVPASNLMGLTLQGNYKVTKNILVTAEVAKSSVPAYVSDSSKKEGGLAGQMLHMSDRSNEAYSVMANAFFPATQTRLRGSFKHLGENFQSFSVFTDGSAQTAWNGSLDQLLFKRQLDLVLSAYTNDFSNPYISQQYRSTTVFKSIQATWRRRNWPVLSVGYFPSSQLTKLGNGSYEENLFYTMVGNATYTYTFHKLMMNTTLVYTQFYNRASDSGFTYFNTKNLLLSQSVFLSRLTLQGNASAAANTDYNLYTLEGKAQYNLTKNLQVGAGVKYNEQTVYDIQQWGYSGELTWRIRKLGQIQFSADKGFIPGMNNRLVPNNTGRLTYFKTF; encoded by the coding sequence TTGCTGAACTCCGTCCATAAGAACCTGTCCAAAGCCGACTCCCTGACCCCCAAAACAGGAAAGCATTTGGCACACCTGCAATTGCATAAGACCGGCCCCCCCGCAGGGAGCGATACCCTTGCAAACCCGGCGCCCAATGCGATTGCCCAGGACCACGGGGTTTGCCGGATCGTCATCGGCCGGCCGATCTGGGTGGCCGACACCGTCAAGGCGCCGCTCAAATCGGATAAACTACCACCGCTCCCGGAACGCAAGGTGCCCTTCTTGCAGGTGCACGGGAACATCCTTTACGACGTCAACTACTATTCCCATATCGACACCCCGTACAACGAGACGGACGTATACCAGCATACGATACAGACCTACCTGGATATCCTGATCAAAGGACAATATCCATTCCGGATCTACCTGACCAACCATTTCAGCAATTCACCCCTGTTTCACAACTTCTCGGACTTCAATCTTTCCTATACCAACACGGCTTTTAACCAGGGTATCAAGGACCAGTTGAGACAGCAATACATGAACTCTCTGCCGGGTCAGCAAAAAATCGACAGCCTGGAGAACGCGCTTAGAAACGACCTCGCCAAACTGAACGGGTTGCATGGCTGGATGAACAACCCGGACCTGATCCAGCAGTTGGTGGAAGCAAGGGAGAAGGCATACCTCGCCGGGCGCAATAAAGATACCTCTTCGTGGATGGGCAATAAGGCGGGGGTGATGGGTCTTGCAGGCGGGCCGCAAGGCAAGGTAGATACTGCCCACCTGGACTCGTTGTATGCGGTCCGCCAGCACCAGGCGGATTCCCTGGAACACGAGGTCGCCCGTCTTCAGAAACTGCTGGCAACGACCCGGCAGGCGGGAGGAGCCGAGGAGAACAAGAACCTCCAGGACCTTCAAAACGCGGAATCACCCGGGCAACTGGAAAAAGAAATGCGCGTGCTCCACCTCAGCGATTCCAGCCTGCCCAAAGGGTACAAAACCCTTATGGCGGTCAAGTCGGTGTCCGTGGGCCGGAGCATCGTCAACTATTCGGAACTGTCCGCAAAGGACATCTCGATCAATGGTCTGCAGGCAGAATACAATCCATCGAATTACTATGCCGTGGCGACGGGTGTGGTCGACTACCGGTTCCGCGACTTTTTATTGCAACAACCCGGCCAGCCCCGCCAGTATATGAACGTGTTACGGTATGGACGAGGCATGCGCGATGGGAACAGCGTCATCCTGACCTGGTACCAGGGCAAACGGCAATTGTACAGCGCTTCCAGCATCGACACCGGTCAGACCCAGGTCCCGGCGTCCAACCTGATGGGGCTGACCCTTCAGGGGAATTATAAGGTGACTAAAAACATTCTGGTTACTGCCGAGGTCGCCAAATCCTCGGTTCCGGCTTATGTCAGCGACTCTTCCAAAAAGGAGGGCGGTCTGGCGGGGCAGATGCTCCACATGAGCGACCGGTCCAACGAGGCCTATTCGGTCATGGCCAATGCTTTTTTCCCGGCGACACAAACACGGCTGCGGGGCTCCTTCAAACACCTGGGAGAAAACTTCCAGTCCTTTAGCGTGTTTACGGACGGTTCCGCGCAGACCGCGTGGAACGGCAGCCTGGACCAACTCCTGTTCAAACGGCAACTGGACCTGGTGTTATCGGCCTATACCAACGACTTCAGCAATCCCTATATCAGCCAGCAATACCGGAGCACGACGGTGTTCAAAAGCATACAAGCCACCTGGAGAAGACGGAACTGGCCGGTGCTTTCGGTGGGCTATTTCCCCTCCAGCCAACTGACAAAACTGGGGAACGGCTCCTACGAGGAGAACCTGTTTTATACCATGGTGGGCAATGCCACGTACACCTACACCTTCCACAAGCTGATGATGAACACCACCCTGGTGTATACCCAGTTTTACAACCGGGCCTCTGACTCCGGCTTTACCTATTTCAATACAAAAAACCTCCTCCTGAGCCAGTCGGTTTTCCTTTCCCGGCTGACCCTCCAGGGAAATGCTTCAGCAGCGGCCAATACGGACTACAACCTCTACACCCTCGAAGGGAAGGCGCAATACAACCTGACGAAGAACCTGCAGGTAGGCGCAGGGGTTAAATACAACGAACAGACAGTTTACGATATACAACAATGGGGCTACTCAGGCGAACTGACCTGGCGCATCCGAAAGCTCGGCCAGATCCAGTTTTCCGCAGACAAAGGCTTTATACCCGGGATGAACAACCGGCTGGTGCCCAACAACACGGGCCGGCTTACCTATTTCAAAACTTTTTGA